One Xyrauchen texanus isolate HMW12.3.18 chromosome 44, RBS_HiC_50CHRs, whole genome shotgun sequence DNA segment encodes these proteins:
- the LOC127636843 gene encoding cytochrome c oxidase subunit 5B, mitochondrial, with protein MAARLLLRSAVRAATTCRASPVAALSRGMATGGIPTDEEQATGLEKKIMHAMKTGSDPYNILRPKEYAGSKSDPHLVPSVTNKRVVGCVCEEDNTAVVWFWLHEGEPQRCPSCGSHYKLVPHELPH; from the exons ATGGCCGCAAGGTTACTGCTGAGATCCGCCGTACGGGCCGCGACGACCTGCCGGGCATCTCCCGTGGCCGCTCTAAGCAGAGGGATGGCCACCGGAG GTATTCCCACTGATGAGGAGCAGGCCACTGGACTTGAGAAGAAGATTATGCATGCTATGAAAACAGGATCA GATCCTTACAATATTCTGAGGCCCAAGGAGTATGCCGGGTCGAAGTCAGACCCCCACCTTGTACCTTCTGTCACCAACAAAAGAGTTGTCGGCTGTGTCT GTGAGGAGGACAACACAGCTGTGGTGTGGTTCTGGTTGCATGAAGGTGAACCCCAGCGCTGTCCCTCATGCGGATCTCATTACAAGCTGGTTCCTCACGAGCTGCCTCACTGA